The DNA segment CGGCGTGAGGCCGATCCGGAGCCATCTCGTCCCCGACCGGTACTCGAGCTTGACCTTGAGCTGCTTCGAGAACTGGTCCTCCGACGGGAGGGGGACGACGCTGCCGAGCATGTGCTTGACGGTCTTGCTCGTCCGGAGGGTATAGGCCTTGGTCTCGGACCAGATCGTGACGTAGGACTCATCGATCAGGCTGAAGCGGAACGTCCGCGGCACCGTGCTCAGCGTCAGCTTCGTCGTGTACGAGTACGGGATCTGCCGCAGCACCGCCGCGGTCGCCGGCGCAGGCCCCGGCAGAACCCCTCCGAGGAGCGCGAGGAGGACCAGACTTGCGAGCAGCGCCTTTGACCTGTGGTGGATCACGACTCAACTCCTCCCTGTCAGTCCTGCTTGTCAGCCGTTGCCTGGGCGTAGCCGATGTGCTGCAGCGCCTCGGTCATCTCGCCGAGGATCGCCGGGTCGTCGATGGTCGCCGGCATGTTGTAGGGCTCGGAGTCGGCGATGCGGCGCATGATGCCGCGGAGGATCTTGCCCGAGCGCGTCTTGGGCAGCCGCTTGATGACCGTCGCGGTCTTGAACGCGGCGACCGGGCCGATCTTCTCGCGCACCATCGCCACGACCTCCTTGACGATCTCGGCCTCGGGGCGGCTGACCCCGGCCTTGAGCACGAGGAAGCCGAGCGGCACCTGCCCCTTGAGCTGGTCGTGCACGCCGATCACCGCGCACTCGGCGACGTTCGGGTGCGAGGCCAGCACCTCCTCCATCGCGCCGGTCGAGAGGCGGTGGCCCGCGACGTTGATGATGTCGTCGGTGCGGCTCATGACGTGCACGTAGCCGTCGTCGTCGATGATGCCGGCGTCGTACGTCTGGTAGTACCCCGGGAAGGTGTCGAGGTAGGTCTTCTTGAAGCGCTCGTCGGCCCGCCAGAGCGTCGGGAAGTTGCCCGGCGGGAGCGGCAGCCTGATCACCAGCGCGCCGAGGGTGTTGCGCCCGACGTCCTGCCCCTCGTTGTCGAGGACGCGGATGTCCACGCCGGGGACGGCCTTCGTCGGCGAGCCGGGCTTCACGGGCAGCGGCTCGATGCCCATGCAGTTGGCGCAGATGGCCCAGCCGGTCTCGGTCTGCCACCAGTGGTCGATGACCGGGACCTTGAGGATCTTCTCGGCCCAGAGCAGCGTGTCGGGGTCGCAGCGCTCGCCCGCGAGAAAGAGCGTCTTGAACCCGGCGAGGTCGTACTTCTTCAGGTACTCGGCGTTCGGGTCGTCGCGCTTGATCGCGCGGAAGGCGGTCGGCGCCGTGAAGAGCGCGCGCACCTTGTGCTGCGAGATCACGCGCCAGAAGGCGCCGGGGTCCGGGGTGCCCACCGGCTTGCCCTCGAAGAGGATCGTCGTGTTGCCGTTGAAGAGCGGCCCGTAGACGATGTAGGAGTGCCCGACCACCCAGCCTATGTCCGAGGCGGCCCAGAAGACGCTCCCCGGCGGGCAGTCGTAGATGTTGTTCATCGTCCACTGCAGCGAGACGATGTGCCCGCCGTTGTCGCGGACGACGCCCTTGGGCTGCCCCGTGGTGCCCGAGGTGTAGAGGATGTAGAGCGGGTCCGTCGCCGAGACCATGACGCAGCCGTGCGGCCTGGCCTTGGCCATCGC comes from the bacterium genome and includes:
- a CDS encoding propionyl-CoA synthetase, translated to MGRFDDVYARSLKDPNGFWGEAGEKVSWHRKWDMVLDDRSAPFYRWFTGGLVNSCYNALDRHVEGGRADQAALIYDSPVTGTVKSFTYRELRDMTATCAGALADLGVGKGDRVIIYMPMVPEAVVAMLACARLGAVHSVVFGGFAANELAVRINDAEPKVIISASCGIEIKKVIEYKPLLDEAIRMARHKPERCLILQRPMAKAALHPGVDIDWDEAMAKARPHGCVMVSATDPLYILYTSGTTGQPKGVVRDNGGHIVSLQWTMNNIYDCPPGSVFWAASDIGWVVGHSYIVYGPLFNGNTTILFEGKPVGTPDPGAFWRVISQHKVRALFTAPTAFRAIKRDDPNAEYLKKYDLAGFKTLFLAGERCDPDTLLWAEKILKVPVIDHWWQTETGWAICANCMGIEPLPVKPGSPTKAVPGVDIRVLDNEGQDVGRNTLGALVIRLPLPPGNFPTLWRADERFKKTYLDTFPGYYQTYDAGIIDDDGYVHVMSRTDDIINVAGHRLSTGAMEEVLASHPNVAECAVIGVHDQLKGQVPLGFLVLKAGVSRPEAEIVKEVVAMVREKIGPVAAFKTATVIKRLPKTRSGKILRGIMRRIADSEPYNMPATIDDPAILGEMTEALQHIGYAQATADKQD